The stretch of DNA ATCGCCAACTTGATTTCTTCAATAGCTTTGTAGATAACCGAGTACATGCGGATATCGATTTGCTCTTGTTCTGCAAGCTTACGCGCACTGGCAGAAGGACGAACCTGGAAACCAATGATAATCGCGTCTGAAGCTGATGCTAACAATACATCAGACTCTGAAATCTGACCAACCGATTTGTGAATGATATTAACCTGAATCTCTTCAGTTGAAAGTTTCAGTAATGAGTCTGATAATGCCTCAACAGAACCATCCACGTCACCTTTAACGATAATATTAAGCTCCTTGAAGTTACCGATAGCCAAACGACGACCGATCTCATCCAATGTAATATGTTTTTGAGTACGTAACCCTTGCTCACGCAATAACTGCATACGTTTGTTTGCAATTTCTTTTGCGTCCTGCTCAGATTTAGCCTCAATAAACTTATCACCCGCCTGAGGAGCACCTTGCATACCCAGTACTAATACTGGCGCTGAAGGGCCTGCCTTCTCAACCTTAACACCACGCTCATTGAACATTGCCTTAACTCTACCATGATAAGAACCTGCTAAAATAGGATCTCCCATGTTCAATGTTCCTGTCTGAATAAGCACTGTAGTAACAATACCACGGCCTTTATCCAAAGCTGCTTCAATTACTGTACCGACAGCTCTTCTATTAGGGTTAGCCTTTAATTCTAATAACTCTGCTTCGAGTAATACTTTCTCTAATAAAAGTTCAATGTTTAATCCTTTTTTAGCTGAGATCTCTTGAGTTTGATACTTACCACCCCACTCCTCAACTAAGATATTCATTGCTGAAAGTTGCTCACGTATTCTGTCTGCATTAGCTCCTTCCCTATCAATCTTATTGAACGCAAATACAATAGGAACCCCTGCTGCCTGAGCGTGATTGATCGCCTCTACTGTTTGAGGCATTACGGCATCGTCTGCAGCAATTACAATAATCGCAATGTCTGTAATCTTGGCACCACGTGCACGCATGGCTGTAAATGCCTCGTGACCTGGAGTATCAAGGAAAGTAATTTTCTTGCCGTTCTCTAATTTCACTTCATATGCTCCGATGTGCTGGGTAATCCCTCCTGCCTCACCAGCAATAACGTTAGCCTTACGAATAAAGTCAAGCAATGAAGTTTTACCGTGGTCAACGTGACCCATTACAGTAACAATTGGTGAACGATCAACTAAGTCTGCCGGATCATCAACATCCTCTTCTAACTCTTCCTGAACATCTGCAGTAACAAACTCTACAGTATATCCGAATTCATCGGCAACGATTGTTAATGTTTCAGCATCCAGACGTTGGTTAATTGAAACGAACATACCTAATGACATACATGTTGCAATAACTTTTGTTACTGGAACATCCATCATATTCGCTAATTCGTTTGCAGTAACGAACTCTGTTACTTTTAATATTTTCGATTCAAGTTCGTCTTGCATCATTTGCTCTTCACGAGATTGTGCATAGTCATCACGTTTCTGACGACGGTGCTTACGTCCCGCTGCAAATTTGCTTTTACCGGCTCCGGTAAGTTTAGCAAGCGTTTGCTTGATTTGTTCTTGAACTTTTTTCTCGTCAATTTCTTCTTTCTCCGGACGAGCATTGCCTGTTCCACGGTTATCGTGACGATTTGGTTGATTTCTATCAAATCTTCTTTCACCGCCGTGACCATGACGCTGTCCTCCTCCGTGTTGGCCTTGACCCTGACCCTGACCTTGACCACCACCTTGATGTTGGCCTCCGCCTTGTCCTTGTCCGCCGCCTTGACCCTGACGTTGTCCGCCTTGTCCTTGACCACCTTGGCGATTGAAATGACCACCCTGACGTTGTCCGCCTTGTCCTTGTCCTCCACCTTGGCCCTGACCACCTTGTCCTTGACCTTGATTGGTGCCCTGTTGTTGGCCATGACCACCCTGCTGACCACCATCTTTGCGCTTACGTTTACGTTTATGGCGATCATTGTCAGAAGATGACGCTACTGGCTGACTTTTACGTTCAACTGGTAACTGAATTTTTCCAACGATGTTTGGTCCGCTTAACCGTTGTGCACGGGCGCGAATTACTTCATCTTCCGAAGCTGCCGCTTCCTCTTTAGCAGGGGCAGTTTCTGCTTTTGGCCTGTTCTCAACCTGAACTGGTTTCTCAGTTTGCTTGGTCTCATGAACAGGAGTTTTTAATTCTTGCACAATTTCCTGTTTTGGTTCTTTAATTTCCACCGGCTTTTCAGTTTTCGCTTCAACTACCGGCTTTTCTTCAGAAACCTCAACAGGTAAGCTTTTTTCTTTTTCTTGCTTAACTGTCTGTTCTTCATTCTGAACCTGTTTTTCTACAACTGGTTCATCTTTGACAAGCTTTTTCTTAGGATTTAAAGCGTCAAGATCGATTTTTCCGACAACTTTAACACCTGGAATATCTTCGTTCTCTGTAACCGGAGTAATTTCCGGACCCGAAGTAGTTGGTTGAGCCGGAGTAGGTTCTACTACTCTGGATTCTTCTTTTTGTTTTTCGACAACAGGCTGAGCATGAGTAATATTTTTAATTAAAATCTCCTCTGTCTCCTCCTCTTTAATTTTTGGCTTTTCTAATAGCGTTTCATCGATAGATACTTCGTCACGACGTACCTTTCCCACATGAATATGCTTAGCCTCTTCCTTAATAATTTTTCCAAGCTGGAACTCCTTCTGCAACACAGCATACATCTCGTCGTTGATCTTGGTTGTAGGTTTCCCATCCACCGCATAACCTTTCTTATTAAGGTGATCAACAGCTGTATTAAGGCCGATATTGAGTTCCTTTGCTACTTTAAATAATTGATATTGTTTGTCTTCTGACATTCCGTACGTTTAGAATTTCGACTGTAAAAATAGTTATAAGTTCTCAGTTAATATCTATTAAAGCTTATTTAACTGATTATCTTATTATTATAGCATTGCATGTTGATTAACAGAGGCAACTTTAACAAGGTTATCATCACAACAACCGCAACAAATATGCTAAAATCCTTTGGCTTTAGACTAAGTTTTAAGGATTTAGAATAGAAAGCCTATTCTAAATCCTTAAATATTATGATTTATTCAAATTCTGAACGAAGAACCTGCAATACTTCTTTAATAGTTTCTTCTTCCAGATCTGTACGTTTTACAAGCTCAGCTACAGAAAGTGCCAATACACTTTTAGCACTATCACAACCAATTGCTTTTAACTCATCAATTACCCAGCTATCAATTTCATCTGAGAATTCTTCTAAGTCAACGTCTTCCTCATCTTCATCTTCCGCATCACGGAATACATCTATCTCATATCCCGTCAATTTACCGGCCAATTTAATGTTATGACCACCTTTACCAATTGCCAATGATACCTGGTCTGGTTTTAGGAATACTGAAGCATGTTTTTTGTCTTCATTAATCTTAATAGTGGTAATTTTAGCTGGACTCAAAGCACGAGTGATATACAATGACGCATTATTGGTGTAGTTAATAACGTCAATATTCTCATTTCTTAATTCACGAACAATACCGTGAATACGAGAACCTTTCATACCTACACAAGCACCAACCGGATCAATACGATCATCAAAAGATTCAACTGCGACTTTAGCGCGCTCTCCCGGCTCACGAACAATTTTCTTGATACTGATAAGTCCGTCAAAAATTTCAGGGACTTCCAGCTCAAATAAACGCTGTAAGAAAGCAGGAGCTGTACGAGAAATAATAATTTTCGGGTTATTGTTGATCATTTCAACCTTTGCAACAACCGCACGGATACTATCTCCTTTTTTGTAGAAATCGGCAGGAATTTGCTCCGTTTTAGGAAGCAACAACTCATTACCTTCTTCATCAAGTACTAAAATTTCTTTTTTCCATACCTGATAAACCTCACCCACTACTATCTCTCCAACACGATCTTTATATTTTTTGTAAATATCGTCTTTCTCAAGCTCCATGATTCTCGAAACCAAGGTCTGACGAGCCGCTAAAATAGCACGGCGTCCAAAACTTTCAAGAGTGATCTGTTCAATGGCATCATCCCCAACCTCTAAATCAGGATCAATAAGTTTTGCTTCAGCAAGCTCTACTTCAAGTGCATCATCTTCTGAAAACCCATCTTCCATTACTTTACGTGTACGCCAAATCTCAAGGTCTCCATTTTCGGTGTTCAAAATCACGTCGCAGTTTTCATCGGTACCATATTTACGACGTAACATGCTACGGAAAACGTCTTCCAACACGCTCATCATCGTTGGTCTGT from Solitalea canadensis DSM 3403 encodes:
- the infB gene encoding translation initiation factor IF-2, translated to MSEDKQYQLFKVAKELNIGLNTAVDHLNKKGYAVDGKPTTKINDEMYAVLQKEFQLGKIIKEEAKHIHVGKVRRDEVSIDETLLEKPKIKEEETEEILIKNITHAQPVVEKQKEESRVVEPTPAQPTTSGPEITPVTENEDIPGVKVVGKIDLDALNPKKKLVKDEPVVEKQVQNEEQTVKQEKEKSLPVEVSEEKPVVEAKTEKPVEIKEPKQEIVQELKTPVHETKQTEKPVQVENRPKAETAPAKEEAAASEDEVIRARAQRLSGPNIVGKIQLPVERKSQPVASSSDNDRHKRKRKRKDGGQQGGHGQQQGTNQGQGQGGQGQGGGQGQGGQRQGGHFNRQGGQGQGGQRQGQGGGQGQGGGQHQGGGQGQGQGQGQHGGGQRHGHGGERRFDRNQPNRHDNRGTGNARPEKEEIDEKKVQEQIKQTLAKLTGAGKSKFAAGRKHRRQKRDDYAQSREEQMMQDELESKILKVTEFVTANELANMMDVPVTKVIATCMSLGMFVSINQRLDAETLTIVADEFGYTVEFVTADVQEELEEDVDDPADLVDRSPIVTVMGHVDHGKTSLLDFIRKANVIAGEAGGITQHIGAYEVKLENGKKITFLDTPGHEAFTAMRARGAKITDIAIIVIAADDAVMPQTVEAINHAQAAGVPIVFAFNKIDREGANADRIREQLSAMNILVEEWGGKYQTQEISAKKGLNIELLLEKVLLEAELLELKANPNRRAVGTVIEAALDKGRGIVTTVLIQTGTLNMGDPILAGSYHGRVKAMFNERGVKVEKAGPSAPVLVLGMQGAPQAGDKFIEAKSEQDAKEIANKRMQLLREQGLRTQKHITLDEIGRRLAIGNFKELNIIVKGDVDGSVEALSDSLLKLSTEEIQVNIIHKSVGQISESDVLLASASDAIIIGFQVRPSASARKLAEQEQIDIRMYSVIYKAIEEIKLAMEGMLSPEIEEKVVANVEIRETFKISKVGTIAGCMVLDGKINRNSKIRIVRDGVVVHNGELESLKRFKDDVKEVAAGYECGLNIKGFNDIKEGDIIEAYEEVEVKRKL
- the nusA gene encoding transcription termination factor NusA, whose product is MSSNINLIDSFSEFKQFKNIDRPTMMSVLEDVFRSMLRRKYGTDENCDVILNTENGDLEIWRTRKVMEDGFSEDDALEVELAEAKLIDPDLEVGDDAIEQITLESFGRRAILAARQTLVSRIMELEKDDIYKKYKDRVGEIVVGEVYQVWKKEILVLDEEGNELLLPKTEQIPADFYKKGDSIRAVVAKVEMINNNPKIIISRTAPAFLQRLFELEVPEIFDGLISIKKIVREPGERAKVAVESFDDRIDPVGACVGMKGSRIHGIVRELRNENIDVINYTNNASLYITRALSPAKITTIKINEDKKHASVFLKPDQVSLAIGKGGHNIKLAGKLTGYEIDVFRDAEDEDEEDVDLEEFSDEIDSWVIDELKAIGCDSAKSVLALSVAELVKRTDLEEETIKEVLQVLRSEFE